One region of Purpureocillium takamizusanense chromosome 4, complete sequence genomic DNA includes:
- the TSC2 gene encoding Tuberous sclerosis 2-like protein (TransMembrane:1 (o1078-1097i)~COG:D~COG:T~EggNog:ENOG503NW6I): MSPRPDDDPSSHDTTRPSGLANVFRNLTSSKASHKSPPPLSLPVTVLPRADLVHATSTSFRELSSNHMDAFELLKSGSASERISAANTLKYAITEYPVNPVLDIWYAGKDLIDAGNHSPTRLAGWELLTECAKHPSSTDLERKEYFQTLSAPAHPEDFHLQLAALVDLTKHGRLITGFDYDLIPLLTTWLYEAYQSARRARKNAQATRGQRSSSRGRVAASGEEKNLAQIFQFLLDVIKFSFNNANEASVVGLIDRLLLICMNTSVEDDLRSCIGVIDAIVTFGSIPQEKLRECVQVLSSIFCLVPTMQKPSWHTIANLCKSHNGQATVRILLDILRNLPSEGAKDRDTSSREVRSALAVLQKLLSKTTEKGYPTVPYALLVDGLSNALRATSSVKVYYSLLQLINALFDDGQGQTHRLIVDEDWSICLDVAAECCRRVHTDFDRRRSSQTKEEQPENGVDRELLTLVSRLDAIFNQKAGDFVPRETIIKFFTEVHTILPDATARTVLDYFQKFRCCSPSDLRWEENLSLVLDAFFGDRKRSSETRLQALQTTMNAYEIVDLVGDGAEQNLIPRLAKSILQNVVEETDVLVLEAVMSLMVSVVVSCDMELFDYIIDTLRGIVVNDRLKSPIASPTTPATLSPSSPEAPGSSLEQSPSNVVTRGYVKMFLRVMNSHGDKSVRLFNSLVSIVKPNHCEVDARLTAMKLLFRLRADWANRIFVTDDLENNFLATAMCRTDASYAKKQAEEAAQSLRLSRSDHGTQSRSSRGVSFGQGTADRGLPVRTPSSAKNARQRYRQLWSHPDADALPDPIPKLISPVLVSQEVNAEPAADGDGSTSGSDELRTVALNMSAWLEAVLCILQGSEWEVYSFVLVHLPSQLSNHAIFRNAIPQIQELRRLVCEQIRTNGFPEAPLASGLRRADIAICLFHSLTMILSYHEHFPKTDEDEIVRTFVLGIASWERTAKYCIHALSICCHELPLSTSKSLIQMLNQMAAIITQPHVSVHILEFLASLSRLHDVYVNFREDDYRIVFGICFRYLEYARDKRQSHRGSHGSEVSTPLTPSSNPAELIPANASDDLPQYVHALAYHVILFWFLALKIQDRARHVGWIVKKLFADGDGTGQTADEQTLTSIDFMQRVAYADVDESAEDPYFTEDRFGPIVKKQWLVGNSIITIKQATLSGWAQIVKRQPSGTSAYVVRETFTPPPAHQTEGYVDISREGQATSNTVLPSHLLVQLMSPVPQTYESARPIPLPEDEATDRAIRVFDRSSSLDGHKVGVVYVGEGQTDEADILANVSGSSDYLEFLNNLGTLTKLKGATFNTQGLDREYDSDGQYTFCWRDRVTEIVFHVTTQMPTDLERDANCTLKKRHIGNDFVNIIFNDSGLPFKFDTFPSQFNFVNIVITPASRASFIAAREAESERALSHRQPFYRVQVMSKPGFPEVSPASETKMISLKALPGFVRLLALNASMFSVVWHNREGGEHISSWSGRLREIRRLREKHGPKPAGTMASPPPTALGGGAPQAAQADASRPSSSVRDSFNSLRRTSVATFFTSASEQTSHRSSTLSTVATSSDTELPPTNGTSSLVESVDFSKWA, encoded by the coding sequence ATGTCCCCGCGGCCTGACGATGACCCCTCCTCACACGATACCACACGCCCGAGCGGCCTCGCCAACGTCTTCCGCAACCTGACAAGCTCTAAAGCATCCCACAAGTCCCCGCCTCCCCTGTCCTTGCCCGTCACTGTTCTGCCGCGGGCCGACCTCGTCCATGCCACCTCGACCAGCTTCCGGGAGCTCTCATCCAACCACATGGACGCATTCGAGCTCCTCAAGAGCGGCtccgcgagcgagcgcatATCTGCCGCCAACACCCTCAAGTATGCCATCACCGAGTACCCTGTCAACCCCGTGCTGGACATTTGGTACGCCGGCAAGGACCTCATCGATGCCGGCAATCATTCGCCAACGCGCCTGGCGGGGTGGGAGCTACTGACCGAGTGCGCGAAGCACCCCTCATCGACGGACTTGGAGCGCAAAGAGTATTTTCAGACCCTGTCTGCACCGGCGCACCCCGAGGATTTCCacctgcagctcgccgctCTCGTGGATCTGACGAAGCACGGGCGCCTGATCACGGGATTCGACTACGATCTTATCCCTCTGCTCACGACCTGGCTGTACGAAGCATATCAGTCTGCAAGGAGAGCCCGGAAGAACGCGCAGGCGACTAGAGGTCAGCGAAGCTCTTCCCGGGGCAGGGTGGCGGCATCGGGCGAGGAGAAGAACTTGGCCCAGATCTTCCAGTTtctcctcgacgtcatcAAGTTCAGTTTCAACAACGCAAACGAGGcctccgtcgtcgggctcatCGACCGCCTCCTACTCATTTGCATGAACACGAGCGTCGAGGATGACTTGAGGTCCTGCATTGGCGTAATTGACGCTATTGTGACTTTTGGATCCATTCCCCAGGAGAAGCTCAGGGAGTGTGTCCAGGTTCTTTCTTCCATTTTCTGCCTCGTGCCGACGATGCAGAAACCATCCTGGCACACCATCGCCAATCTCTGCAAGTCTCATAACGGTCAGGCAACTGTACGCATTCTGCTTGACATCCTGCGCAACCTCCCGTCGGAAGGAGCCAAGGACAGGGACACAAGCAGCAGGGAGGTCAGATCTGCCCTTGCCGTGCTTCAGAAGCTGCTCTCCAAGACAACAGAGAAGGGCTACCCCACCGTGCCGTACGCTCTCCTTGTGGATGGCCTGTCCAACGCTTTGCGGGCAACGTCGTCCGTGAAGGTGTACTATTCTCTACTCCAGCTGATCAATGCGTTGTTTGACGACGGGCAAGGACAGACACACCGTCTGATTGTGGATGAGGACTGGTCGATCTGCCTGGACGTTGCTGCCGAATGCTGCCGCAGAGTTCACACAGACTTTGACCGGCGGCGCAGTAGCCAAACCAAGGAAGAGCAGCCGGAGAATGGCGTGGACCGTGAGCTGCTAACGTTGGTTAGTCGCCTGGACGCTATCTTCAACCAGAAGGCTGGAGACTTTGTCCCTCGGGAAACCATCATCAAATTCTTCACCGAGGTCCACACTATTCTTCCTGACGCGACGGCTAGGACAGTTCTGGACTACTTTCAGAAGTTCAGATGCTGCTCTCCGTCCGACCTACGTTGGGAGGAGAATCTTAGCCTGGTCCTGGATGCATTTTTCGGCGACCGAAAGCGGAGCTCCGAGACGCGCCTCCAGGCTTTGCAAACTACCATGAATGCGTACGAAATCGTCGATCTCGTAGGGGACGGAGCCGAGCAGAATCTGATTCCGCGGTTGGCCAAGAGCATCCTGCAAAATGTTGTCGAGGAGACAGACGTGCtggtgctcgaggccgtcatgTCGCTCATGGTGTCGGTCGTCGTTTCCTGTGACATGGAGCTCTTTGACTACATCATCGACACCCTCCGCGGCATTGTTGTCAACGATCGGTTAAAATCCCCCATTGCATCCCCAACTACGCCTGCGACTCTCTCGCCGTCCAGCCCCGAAGCGCCAGGCTCTTCCCTGGAACAGTCTCCGTCCAATGTCGTTACCAGAGGCTATGTCAAGATGTTCCTCCGCGTCATGAACTCGCACGGAGACAAGAGTGTCCGCCTGTTCAATTCGCTTGTCTCAATTGTCAAACCGAACCACTGCGAAGTCGACGCACGACTCACCGCCATGAAGCTCCTGTttcgcctgcgcgccgatTGGGCCAACCGGATCTTCGTCACGGACGATCTCGAGAACAACTTCCTCGCGACAGCAATGTGCCGGACTGATGCCTCATATGCTAAGAAGCAAGCGGAGGAGGCAGCCCAGTCGTTGCGCTTATCGAGGAGCGACCACGGGACGCAGTCACGCTCCTCAAGGGGCGTTTCCTTCGGGCAGGGGACGGCCGACAGAGGCCTGCCGGTTCGAACTCCAAGCAGCGCAAAGAATGCCCGCCAGAGATATCGCCAGTTGTGGAGCCATCCGGACGCGGACGCACTGCCGGATCCGATACCAAAGTTGATCAGCCCTGTTCTCGTCTCCCAAGAGGTCAACGCGGAACCGGCagccgatggcgacgggtCCACCAGCGGCAGTGACGAATTGCGCACGGTGGCCCTCAATATGTCGGCGTGGCTTGAGGCTGTCTTGTGCATTCTCCAAGGAAGCGAGTGGGAGGTCTACAGCTTTGTCCTCGTCCATTTGCCTTCGCAGCTGAGCAACCATGCCATTTTTAGGAACGCGATCCCGCAAATTCAGGAGcttcgtcgtctcgtctgcgAGCAGATCCGCACCAACGGCTTCCCAGAGGCGCCGCTGGCATCGGGACTGCGTCGTGCTGATATCGCAATCTGCCTTTTCCACAGCCTGACAATGATACTGAGCTACCACGAGCACTTCCCAaagacggacgaggacgagattGTCAGGACCTTTgtgctcggcatcgccagtTGGGAGCGGACGGCGAAATACTGCATCCACGCGCTGTCAATATGCTGCCACGAGCTTCCGTTGTCCACTAGCAAGTCCTTGATTCAGATGCTGAACCAGATGGCGGCAATCATCACGCAGCCGCACGTGTCGGTGCACATTCTAGAATTTCTCGCCTCTCTAAGCCGCCTACACGATGTTTATGTCAACTTTAGGGAAGATGACTACAGGATTGTTTTCGGCATCTGCTTCCGCTACCTCGAGTATGCCAGGGACAAGAGGCAGTCGCATCGCGGCAGCCACGGTAGTGAAGTCTCGACGCCACTGACCCCGAGCTCGAACCCTGCGGAGCTCATCCCGGCGAACGCGTCGGATGACCTTCCGCAATATGTACACGCACTGGCCTATCATGTCATTCTGTTCTGGTTCCTCGCTCTGAAGATTCAAGACCGCGCACGCCATGTCGGCTGGATTGTCAAGAAGCTCTTTGCGGACGGCGATGGCACTGGGCAGACGGCGGATGAGCAGACGCTGACGTCCATTGACTTTATGCAAAGAGTGGCGTAtgccgacgtggacgagtCTGCAGAGGACCCCTACTTTACCGAGGACCGCTTCGGGCCGATAGTCAAGAAGCAGTGGCTCGTCGgcaacagcatcatcacGATTAAGCAGGCCACGTTGTCCGGATGGGCGCAGATCGTCAAGAGGCAGCCGTCTGGGACGTCGGCGTACGTTGTTCGAGAGACGTTCACTCCTCCGCCGGCGCATCAGACAGAAGGGTACGTTGACATCAGCAGGGAAGGCCAGGCGACGAGCAACACCGTCTTGCCAAGCCACTTGCTCGTCCAGCTCATGTCCCCGGTGCCGCAGACGTACGAGTCAGCGCGACCCATCCCTCTCCCGGAAGACGAGGCCACGGATAGAGCCATCCGTGTCTTTGATCGAAGTTCGAGCCTGGACGGACACAAGGTCGGTGTCGTGTACGTTGGCGAGGGGCAGACGGACGAAGCGGATATTCTGGCCAATGTGTCTGGCAGCAGCGACTACCTCGAGTTTCTGAACAACCTGGGCACGCTCACGAAGCTCAAGGGAGCAACGTTCAACACCCAGGGCTTGGATCGCGAGTACGACTCGGACGGCCAGTATACGTTTTGTTGGCGAGATAGGGTGACGGAGATTGTCTTCCACGTGACGACGCAGATGCCGACGGACCTGGAGCGAGACGCCAACTGCACGCTCAAGAAGAGGCACATTGGAAACGACTTTGTCAACATCATCTTCAACGACTCGGGGCTGCCCTTTAAATTTGACACGTTCCCAAGCCAGTTCAATTTCGTCAACATCGTCATAACGCCGGCATCGCGCGCGTCATTCATCGCGGCACGCGAAGCCGAGTCGGAGAGGGCGCTGAGCCACAGGCAGCCGTTTTACAGGGTGCAGGTGATGAGCAAGCCCGGCTTTCCCGAAGTGTCACCGGCATCGGAGACGAAGATGATTTCACTGAAGGCGCTTCCGGGATTCGTACGGCTACTGGCGCTCAACGCATCCATGTTCTCGGTGGTATGGCATAAccgggagggaggcgagcaCATCAGCTCGTGGAGTGGTCGGCTCCGGGAGATCCGGCGCTTGCGCGAGAAGCACGGGCCGAAGCCCGCGGgcacgatggcgtcgccgcccccaacGGCTCTCGGCGGAGGTGCACCAcaggcggcccaggcggaCGCTtcgaggcccagcagcagcgtcagggACAGCTTTAATAGCCTTCGGCGGACGAGCGTGGCCACATTCTTCACCAGCGCGAGCGAGCAGACGTCACATCGGTCGTCGACGCTGTCCACGGTGGCAACATCCAGCGACACGGAGCTGCCCCCGACCAACGGCACGAGCTCGTTGGTTGAGTCGGTTGACTTTTCCAAGTGGGCTTGA